In the genome of Rhodamnia argentea isolate NSW1041297 chromosome 3, ASM2092103v1, whole genome shotgun sequence, one region contains:
- the LOC115750409 gene encoding allantoinase isoform X3, producing MELLQWRILPVLILLASFAIYLYVKEPSEVPRSGCSLLPHYHYWIKSKRIVTPDGIISGAVEVKGKFITSVVTENDWRGTSKGEQVIDYGEAVVMPGLVDVHAHLDDPGRADWEGFPSGTKAAAAGGITTLIDMPLNSFPSTTSTESLELKIKAAEKNIYVDVGFWGGLVPENAFNSSALEALLEAGVLGLKSFMCPSGINDFPMTNANHIKEGLLVLAKYRRPLLVHAEIQLDSESHLDLNTEDARSYSTYLKTRPPAWEEAAIRELLTVTKDTRIGGSAEGAHLHIVHLSDASSSLDLIKEAKVNGDSLSVETCPHYLAFTAEEIEDGDTRFKCAPPIRDASNREKLWDALMGGHIDMLSSDHSPTVPELKLLSDGNFLRAWGGISGLQFVLPVTWSYGKKYGVTLEQLALWWSERPAKIAGQKLKGAIASGNFADIVIWDPSAEFDLTNEYPVYIKHPSISAYMGRRLAGKVFATFVGGNLVYKEGKHAAAACGVQILAKNMNKLTGLFIKRPLYIFRSMDYLSKDKAKETKFHTARRFVVRN from the exons atggaACTTCTGCAATGGCGGATTCTCCCGGTGCTGATACTGCTGGCTTCTTTCGCCATCTATCTCTACGTGAAGGAGCCGTCGGAG GTTCCCCGCAGTGGTTGCAGCCTTTTGCCGCACTACCATTATTGGATAAAGAGCAAGCGCATAGTGACGCCGGATGGGATCATTTCCGGCGCAG TTGAGGTGAAGGGGAAATTCATTACCTCTGTTGTAACGGAGAATGATTGGCGAGGGACTTCCAAAGGAGAGCAAGTAATTGATTACGGAGAGGCTGTGGTCATGCCTGGCTTGGTTGATGT GCATGCACATCTCGATGACCCAGGAAGAGCTGATTGGGAAGGATTTCCTTCAGGAACTAAAGCAGCTGCTGCTG GTGGAATAACAACGTTGATTGATATGCCCCTCAATAGTTTTCCCTCGACTACTTCGACGGAAAGCCTGGAACTGAAG ATTAAGGCTGCAGAGAAGAACATTTACGTCGATGTCG GTTTCTGGGGAGGTTTAGTTCCTGAAAATGCGTTCAATTCAAGCGCACTGGAAGCTCTCCTAGAGGCTGGTGTTCTTGGTCTGAAG TCCTTTATGTGTCCCTCGGGAATCAACGACTTTCCCATGACAAATGCCAATCACATCAAG GAAGGATTGTTGGTGTTAGCGAAATATAGGAGACCATTGCTCGTTCATGCAGAAATTCAACTAGACTCCGAAAGCCACTTGGATCTAAATACAGAAGATGCCCGATCTTATTCCACCTATCTGAAGACAAGGCCACCTGCATG GGAGGAGGCAGCTATTCGTGAGCTTTTAACTGTGACAAAGGACACAAGGATTGGTGGCTCTGCCGAAGGAGCTCATCTTCACATTGTTCATTTGTCTGATGCAAGTTCGTCCTTGGATTTGATAAAG GAAGCAAAAGTTAATGGTGACAGTTTAAGTGTTGAGACTTGTCCCCATTACCTAGCTTTCACAGCAGAAGAAATTGAGGATGGAGATACACGCTTTAAATGTGCTCCCCCCATCCGTGATGCGTCTAATAGAGAAAAGTTGTGGGATGCTTTAATG GGTGGCCACATTGACATGCTGAGTTCTGACCATTCGCCAACAGTTCCGGAGCTGAAACTACTAAGTGATGGCAATTTTTTGAGAGCTTGGGGTGGAATTTCTGGCTTGCAG TTTGTTCTTCCTGTCACCTGGTCATATGGCAAAAAATATGGGGTTACTTTGGAACAGCTAGCTTTATGGTGGAGTGAGAGGCCTGCGAAAATCGCTGGACAAAAGTTAAAG GGAGCCATTGCAAGTGGAAACTTTGCAGATATTGTAATATGGGATCCCAGTGCCGAGTTTGACCTCACCAATGAGTACCCTGTATATATTAAACACCCG TCTATCTCAGCCTACATGGGAAGAAGATTAGCTGGAAAGGTTTTTGCTACTTTTGTTGGAGGAAATCTTGTGTATAAAGAGGGAAAGCATGCTGCCGCTGCCTGTGGTGTTCAAATCCTTGCCAAAAATATGAACAAATTAACAG GCCTATTCATCAAACGACCTTTGTACATTTTTCGAAGCATGGATTACCTATCTAAGGACAaggcaaaagaaacaaaatttcacACAGCTCGGAGATTTGTGGTTCGGAACTGA
- the LOC115750409 gene encoding allantoinase isoform X2, whose protein sequence is MFVFGKQDCARSDRFSVEASYSAFVGTYRALMLYHALALNTQRRGFSELKWTFLFAIEVSRSGCSLLPHYHYWIKSKRIVTPDGIISGAVEVKGKFITSVVTENDWRGTSKGEQVIDYGEAVVMPGLVDVHAHLDDPGRADWEGFPSGTKAAAAGGITTLIDMPLNSFPSTTSTESLELKIKAAEKNIYVDVVPENAFNSSALEALLEAGVLGLKSFMCPSGINDFPMTNANHIKEGLLVLAKYRRPLLVHAEIQLDSESHLDLNTEDARSYSTYLKTRPPAWEEAAIRELLTVTKDTRIGGSAEGAHLHIVHLSDASSSLDLIKEAKVNGDSLSVETCPHYLAFTAEEIEDGDTRFKCAPPIRDASNREKLWDALMGGHIDMLSSDHSPTVPELKLLSDGNFLRAWGGISGLQFVLPVTWSYGKKYGVTLEQLALWWSERPAKIAGQKLKGAIASGNFADIVIWDPSAEFDLTNEYPVYIKHPSISAYMGRRLAGKVFATFVGGNLVYKEGKHAAAACGVQILAKNMNKLTGLFIKRPLYIFRSMDYLSKDKAKETKFHTARRFVVRN, encoded by the exons ATGTTCGTTTTTGGGAAACAAGATTGTGCAAGAAGCGATCGGTTCAGTGTAGAAGCTTCTTACTCGGCCTTTGTTGGGACATACAGAGCATTGATGCTCTATCACGCGCTCGCTTTGAACACGCAGCGTCGCGGATTTAGCGAACTGAAATGGACTTTCTTGTTTGCGATTGAGGTTTCT CGCAGTGGTTGCAGCCTTTTGCCGCACTACCATTATTGGATAAAGAGCAAGCGCATAGTGACGCCGGATGGGATCATTTCCGGCGCAG TTGAGGTGAAGGGGAAATTCATTACCTCTGTTGTAACGGAGAATGATTGGCGAGGGACTTCCAAAGGAGAGCAAGTAATTGATTACGGAGAGGCTGTGGTCATGCCTGGCTTGGTTGATGT GCATGCACATCTCGATGACCCAGGAAGAGCTGATTGGGAAGGATTTCCTTCAGGAACTAAAGCAGCTGCTGCTG GTGGAATAACAACGTTGATTGATATGCCCCTCAATAGTTTTCCCTCGACTACTTCGACGGAAAGCCTGGAACTGAAG ATTAAGGCTGCAGAGAAGAACATTTACGTCGATGTCG TTCCTGAAAATGCGTTCAATTCAAGCGCACTGGAAGCTCTCCTAGAGGCTGGTGTTCTTGGTCTGAAG TCCTTTATGTGTCCCTCGGGAATCAACGACTTTCCCATGACAAATGCCAATCACATCAAG GAAGGATTGTTGGTGTTAGCGAAATATAGGAGACCATTGCTCGTTCATGCAGAAATTCAACTAGACTCCGAAAGCCACTTGGATCTAAATACAGAAGATGCCCGATCTTATTCCACCTATCTGAAGACAAGGCCACCTGCATG GGAGGAGGCAGCTATTCGTGAGCTTTTAACTGTGACAAAGGACACAAGGATTGGTGGCTCTGCCGAAGGAGCTCATCTTCACATTGTTCATTTGTCTGATGCAAGTTCGTCCTTGGATTTGATAAAG GAAGCAAAAGTTAATGGTGACAGTTTAAGTGTTGAGACTTGTCCCCATTACCTAGCTTTCACAGCAGAAGAAATTGAGGATGGAGATACACGCTTTAAATGTGCTCCCCCCATCCGTGATGCGTCTAATAGAGAAAAGTTGTGGGATGCTTTAATG GGTGGCCACATTGACATGCTGAGTTCTGACCATTCGCCAACAGTTCCGGAGCTGAAACTACTAAGTGATGGCAATTTTTTGAGAGCTTGGGGTGGAATTTCTGGCTTGCAG TTTGTTCTTCCTGTCACCTGGTCATATGGCAAAAAATATGGGGTTACTTTGGAACAGCTAGCTTTATGGTGGAGTGAGAGGCCTGCGAAAATCGCTGGACAAAAGTTAAAG GGAGCCATTGCAAGTGGAAACTTTGCAGATATTGTAATATGGGATCCCAGTGCCGAGTTTGACCTCACCAATGAGTACCCTGTATATATTAAACACCCG TCTATCTCAGCCTACATGGGAAGAAGATTAGCTGGAAAGGTTTTTGCTACTTTTGTTGGAGGAAATCTTGTGTATAAAGAGGGAAAGCATGCTGCCGCTGCCTGTGGTGTTCAAATCCTTGCCAAAAATATGAACAAATTAACAG GCCTATTCATCAAACGACCTTTGTACATTTTTCGAAGCATGGATTACCTATCTAAGGACAaggcaaaagaaacaaaatttcacACAGCTCGGAGATTTGTGGTTCGGAACTGA
- the LOC115750409 gene encoding allantoinase isoform X1 yields MFVFGKQDCARSDRFSVEASYSAFVGTYRALMLYHALALNTQRRGFSELKWTFLFAIEVSRSGCSLLPHYHYWIKSKRIVTPDGIISGAVEVKGKFITSVVTENDWRGTSKGEQVIDYGEAVVMPGLVDVHAHLDDPGRADWEGFPSGTKAAAAGGITTLIDMPLNSFPSTTSTESLELKIKAAEKNIYVDVGFWGGLVPENAFNSSALEALLEAGVLGLKSFMCPSGINDFPMTNANHIKEGLLVLAKYRRPLLVHAEIQLDSESHLDLNTEDARSYSTYLKTRPPAWEEAAIRELLTVTKDTRIGGSAEGAHLHIVHLSDASSSLDLIKEAKVNGDSLSVETCPHYLAFTAEEIEDGDTRFKCAPPIRDASNREKLWDALMGGHIDMLSSDHSPTVPELKLLSDGNFLRAWGGISGLQFVLPVTWSYGKKYGVTLEQLALWWSERPAKIAGQKLKGAIASGNFADIVIWDPSAEFDLTNEYPVYIKHPSISAYMGRRLAGKVFATFVGGNLVYKEGKHAAAACGVQILAKNMNKLTGLFIKRPLYIFRSMDYLSKDKAKETKFHTARRFVVRN; encoded by the exons ATGTTCGTTTTTGGGAAACAAGATTGTGCAAGAAGCGATCGGTTCAGTGTAGAAGCTTCTTACTCGGCCTTTGTTGGGACATACAGAGCATTGATGCTCTATCACGCGCTCGCTTTGAACACGCAGCGTCGCGGATTTAGCGAACTGAAATGGACTTTCTTGTTTGCGATTGAGGTTTCT CGCAGTGGTTGCAGCCTTTTGCCGCACTACCATTATTGGATAAAGAGCAAGCGCATAGTGACGCCGGATGGGATCATTTCCGGCGCAG TTGAGGTGAAGGGGAAATTCATTACCTCTGTTGTAACGGAGAATGATTGGCGAGGGACTTCCAAAGGAGAGCAAGTAATTGATTACGGAGAGGCTGTGGTCATGCCTGGCTTGGTTGATGT GCATGCACATCTCGATGACCCAGGAAGAGCTGATTGGGAAGGATTTCCTTCAGGAACTAAAGCAGCTGCTGCTG GTGGAATAACAACGTTGATTGATATGCCCCTCAATAGTTTTCCCTCGACTACTTCGACGGAAAGCCTGGAACTGAAG ATTAAGGCTGCAGAGAAGAACATTTACGTCGATGTCG GTTTCTGGGGAGGTTTAGTTCCTGAAAATGCGTTCAATTCAAGCGCACTGGAAGCTCTCCTAGAGGCTGGTGTTCTTGGTCTGAAG TCCTTTATGTGTCCCTCGGGAATCAACGACTTTCCCATGACAAATGCCAATCACATCAAG GAAGGATTGTTGGTGTTAGCGAAATATAGGAGACCATTGCTCGTTCATGCAGAAATTCAACTAGACTCCGAAAGCCACTTGGATCTAAATACAGAAGATGCCCGATCTTATTCCACCTATCTGAAGACAAGGCCACCTGCATG GGAGGAGGCAGCTATTCGTGAGCTTTTAACTGTGACAAAGGACACAAGGATTGGTGGCTCTGCCGAAGGAGCTCATCTTCACATTGTTCATTTGTCTGATGCAAGTTCGTCCTTGGATTTGATAAAG GAAGCAAAAGTTAATGGTGACAGTTTAAGTGTTGAGACTTGTCCCCATTACCTAGCTTTCACAGCAGAAGAAATTGAGGATGGAGATACACGCTTTAAATGTGCTCCCCCCATCCGTGATGCGTCTAATAGAGAAAAGTTGTGGGATGCTTTAATG GGTGGCCACATTGACATGCTGAGTTCTGACCATTCGCCAACAGTTCCGGAGCTGAAACTACTAAGTGATGGCAATTTTTTGAGAGCTTGGGGTGGAATTTCTGGCTTGCAG TTTGTTCTTCCTGTCACCTGGTCATATGGCAAAAAATATGGGGTTACTTTGGAACAGCTAGCTTTATGGTGGAGTGAGAGGCCTGCGAAAATCGCTGGACAAAAGTTAAAG GGAGCCATTGCAAGTGGAAACTTTGCAGATATTGTAATATGGGATCCCAGTGCCGAGTTTGACCTCACCAATGAGTACCCTGTATATATTAAACACCCG TCTATCTCAGCCTACATGGGAAGAAGATTAGCTGGAAAGGTTTTTGCTACTTTTGTTGGAGGAAATCTTGTGTATAAAGAGGGAAAGCATGCTGCCGCTGCCTGTGGTGTTCAAATCCTTGCCAAAAATATGAACAAATTAACAG GCCTATTCATCAAACGACCTTTGTACATTTTTCGAAGCATGGATTACCTATCTAAGGACAaggcaaaagaaacaaaatttcacACAGCTCGGAGATTTGTGGTTCGGAACTGA
- the LOC115750350 gene encoding putative nuclear RNA export factor SDE5 isoform X2, with protein MDASGLMVQKSDDDQKGLKVLLDVFGSVFSLEEIASAYLKAGRNADVAGSMLSDTKGSSFASTADDTHCVAKSQLSEEFSCGNFSEKLVQADGNPRYSKQKGLPISVGTISGVIGKDYVRSTSLANGSRMAGKPLKLDSKVLPASELSGNASKLDASKDDQMHQDMEDFLFKMLGDGFQLDRDVIREVLGKCGYNMEKSMDKLFDLSAAVLKRGNNFLGKSKKEVLQRPTVMQSADISEGVPGTYGGKLNGGQRQRNNLEEEVLASLFTNSGGQTESCSPVKTAKRSKAFGEVVAAPLPDSFLFDKKDVVDLQQDNNEDDLVEEDSYEVLRRAVEEYRATMREYYKAAVEAFAKGDRARAGKLLEQGHFFRKKAREADEESYQKIFETRNKDTVDFMLLDLHEHGALEAIRLLRRHLSSLAGIPTISYLKVIIETNEEDVSKGARKRLVMKLLAKESIQWTEEGNAGIILIPLTNIDPKLLSFAKK; from the exons ATGGATGCATCTGGTTTGATGGTACAGAAAAGTGATGATGACCAAAAAGGATTGAAGGTTCTGCTTGATGTATTTGGTTCTGTCTTTTCTCTGGAAGAGATTGCTTCTGCTTACCTCAAGGCGGGCAGGAATGCAGATGTAGCAGGTTCTATGTTGAGTGACACGAAGGGAAGCTCTTTTGCATCTACCGCCGATGATACTCATTGTGTTGCAAAAAGTCAATTGTCTGAAGAATTTTCCTGTGGTAACTTTTCTGAGAAGTTGGTTCAGGCTGATGGAAATCCCAGATATTCAAAACAAAAGGGGCTTCCTATTTCTGTCGGTACCATTTCAGGTGTTATCGGTAAAGATTATGTCAGGTccacatccttggcaaatggaTCTCGTATGGCAGGAAAACCTTTGAAACTGGACTCCAAGGTGTTGCCAGCATCTGAGCTTTCAGGCAATGCTTCCAAACTGGATGCTTCTAAGGATGATCAAATGCACCAGGACATGGAAGATTTTCTGTTCAAAATGCTAGGGGATGGCTTTCAGCTTGACAGGGATGTCATTCGAGAAGTTCTTG GTAAATGTGGATATAACATGGAAAAG AGCATGGACAAGCTATTTGATCTGTCAGCTGCAGTTTTGAAGAGAGGAAACAACTTTCTCGGCAAGTCTAAGAAG GAGGTACTTCAAAGGCCAACAGTGATGCAAAGTGCTGATATATCAGAAGG TGTTCCAGGTACATATGGAGGTAAATTGAATGGAGGGCAGAGACAGAGAAACAATCTCGAAGAAGAAGTTTTGGCTTCATTGTTCACTAATTCTGGGGGACAAACGGAGTCATGTAGCCCTGTAAAAACTGCCAAGAGGTCTAAagcatttggtgaagtagtggCAGCACCTCTTCCAGATTCTTTTCTGTTTGACAAGAAGGATGTAGTAGATTTGCAACAAGATAATAATGAGGATG ATCTAGTTGAAGAGGATAGCTACGAGGTTCTTCGTAGAGCTGTGGAGGAATATAGGGCTACAATGAGAGAGTACTATAAGGCT GCTGTTGAAGCATTTGCTAAGGGTGATCGTGCTCGGGCAGGCAAACTTTTAGAACAG GGACACTTCTTCCGCAAAAAGGCTCGCGAAGCTGATGAAGAGTCCTATCAGAAGATATTTGAAACGAG AAACAAGGATACAGTAGACTTTATGTTGCTTGACTTGCATGAACATGGTGCCCTAGAGGCAATACGTCTTCTTAGGCGCCACCTTTCGTCACTGGCTGGCATCCCAA CGATCAGCTATCTTAAAGTGATCATCGAAACAAATGAGGAAGATGTCTCCAAAGGGGCTCGTAAGCGGCTG GTTATGAAATTATTGGCGAAGGAATCAATTCAATGGACTGAAGAAGGAAACGCTGGAATAATACTTATTCCCCTTACTAATATAGATCCAAAACTTTTGAGTTTCgccaaaaaatag
- the LOC115750350 gene encoding putative nuclear RNA export factor SDE5 isoform X1 → MDASGLMVQKSDDDQKGLKVLLDVFGSVFSLEEIASAYLKAGRNADVAGSMLSDTKGSSFASTADDTHCVAKSQLSEEFSCGNFSEKLVQADGNPRYSKQKGLPISVGTISGVIGKDYVRSTSLANGSRMAGKPLKLDSKVLPASELSGNASKLDASKDDQMHQDMEDFLFKMLGDGFQLDRDVIREVLGKCGYNMEKSMDKLFDLSAAVLKRGNNFLGKSKKEVLQRPTVMQSADISEGVPGTYGGKLNGGQRQRNNLEEEVLASLFTNSGGQTESCSPVKTAKRSKAFGEVVAAPLPDSFLFDKKDVVDLQQDNNEDVEDLVEEDSYEVLRRAVEEYRATMREYYKAAVEAFAKGDRARAGKLLEQGHFFRKKAREADEESYQKIFETRNKDTVDFMLLDLHEHGALEAIRLLRRHLSSLAGIPTISYLKVIIETNEEDVSKGARKRLVMKLLAKESIQWTEEGNAGIILIPLTNIDPKLLSFAKK, encoded by the exons ATGGATGCATCTGGTTTGATGGTACAGAAAAGTGATGATGACCAAAAAGGATTGAAGGTTCTGCTTGATGTATTTGGTTCTGTCTTTTCTCTGGAAGAGATTGCTTCTGCTTACCTCAAGGCGGGCAGGAATGCAGATGTAGCAGGTTCTATGTTGAGTGACACGAAGGGAAGCTCTTTTGCATCTACCGCCGATGATACTCATTGTGTTGCAAAAAGTCAATTGTCTGAAGAATTTTCCTGTGGTAACTTTTCTGAGAAGTTGGTTCAGGCTGATGGAAATCCCAGATATTCAAAACAAAAGGGGCTTCCTATTTCTGTCGGTACCATTTCAGGTGTTATCGGTAAAGATTATGTCAGGTccacatccttggcaaatggaTCTCGTATGGCAGGAAAACCTTTGAAACTGGACTCCAAGGTGTTGCCAGCATCTGAGCTTTCAGGCAATGCTTCCAAACTGGATGCTTCTAAGGATGATCAAATGCACCAGGACATGGAAGATTTTCTGTTCAAAATGCTAGGGGATGGCTTTCAGCTTGACAGGGATGTCATTCGAGAAGTTCTTG GTAAATGTGGATATAACATGGAAAAG AGCATGGACAAGCTATTTGATCTGTCAGCTGCAGTTTTGAAGAGAGGAAACAACTTTCTCGGCAAGTCTAAGAAG GAGGTACTTCAAAGGCCAACAGTGATGCAAAGTGCTGATATATCAGAAGG TGTTCCAGGTACATATGGAGGTAAATTGAATGGAGGGCAGAGACAGAGAAACAATCTCGAAGAAGAAGTTTTGGCTTCATTGTTCACTAATTCTGGGGGACAAACGGAGTCATGTAGCCCTGTAAAAACTGCCAAGAGGTCTAAagcatttggtgaagtagtggCAGCACCTCTTCCAGATTCTTTTCTGTTTGACAAGAAGGATGTAGTAGATTTGCAACAAGATAATAATGAGGATG TGGAAGATCTAGTTGAAGAGGATAGCTACGAGGTTCTTCGTAGAGCTGTGGAGGAATATAGGGCTACAATGAGAGAGTACTATAAGGCT GCTGTTGAAGCATTTGCTAAGGGTGATCGTGCTCGGGCAGGCAAACTTTTAGAACAG GGACACTTCTTCCGCAAAAAGGCTCGCGAAGCTGATGAAGAGTCCTATCAGAAGATATTTGAAACGAG AAACAAGGATACAGTAGACTTTATGTTGCTTGACTTGCATGAACATGGTGCCCTAGAGGCAATACGTCTTCTTAGGCGCCACCTTTCGTCACTGGCTGGCATCCCAA CGATCAGCTATCTTAAAGTGATCATCGAAACAAATGAGGAAGATGTCTCCAAAGGGGCTCGTAAGCGGCTG GTTATGAAATTATTGGCGAAGGAATCAATTCAATGGACTGAAGAAGGAAACGCTGGAATAATACTTATTCCCCTTACTAATATAGATCCAAAACTTTTGAGTTTCgccaaaaaatag
- the LOC115750353 gene encoding E3 ubiquitin-protein ligase RMA1H1-like isoform X1 — translation MKRFLHRGYRLLLSLNKICSKRSMVLEQYFAKEWKSTLGNSETIDPGNSIGSFDCNICLESAQEPVITLCGHLYCWPCIYKWLHVQSASLASDEHPQCPVCKSEISHTAMVPLYGRGHCSSELELEGKSSNRAVVIPPRPAACGTQAPASTAAPTTQQLPYRNPYQDQHFHTGPLSSYENEASSSLLNFGSTGIRNTTVGMFGEMVYARVFGNSLSLYGYPHSYHLVGGHSPRLRRQEMQADKSLNRVSVFLFCWCLLCLIVF, via the exons ATGAAAAGGTTCTTGCACAGGGGCTACAG ACTCCTTTTGTCCCTAAACAAAATTTGTTCGAAAAGATCCATGGTCTTGGAGCAGTATTTTGCCAAGGAATGGAAATCCACCTTAGGCAACAGTGAGACAATCGATCCTGGAAATAGCATCGGCTCCTTCGACTGCAATATCTGCCTGGAATCTGCCCAAGAACCCGTGATCACCCTCTGTGGTCACCTATACTGCTGGCCCTGCATCTATAAATGGCTCCATGTACAAAGCGCATCTCTTGCTTCAGATGAACACCCACAATGCCCAGTCTGCAAGTCTGAGATTTCACATACAGCCATGGTCCCCCTGTATGGCCGTGGCCATTGCTCCAGTGAACTTGAGCTAGAAGGGAAGTCTTCAAATCGTGCTGTGGTCATACCCCCGAGACCAGCTGCTTGTGGAACTCAAGCTCCAGCATCTACGGCAGCTCCGACCACTCAGCAGCTTCCATATCGAAACCCTTATCAAGACCAACATTTCCATACTGGTCCTTTGAGCAGTTATGAAAATGAAGCTTCATCATCGTTGCTCAACTTTGGAAGCACGGGCATTCGGAATACAACGGTGGGTATGTTTGGCGAGATGGTTTACGCGAGGGTGTTTGGCAACTCGTTGAGTTTGTATGGTTACCCTCACTCCTATCACCTTGTTGGGGGGCATAGCCCCAGGCTGAGAAGGCAGGAGATGCAGGCAGATAAATCACTGAACAGAGTTtcggttttccttttctgttggTGCCTACTCTGCCTTATTGTGTTCTGA
- the LOC115750353 gene encoding E3 ubiquitin-protein ligase RMA1H1-like isoform X2, which yields MVLEQYFAKEWKSTLGNSETIDPGNSIGSFDCNICLESAQEPVITLCGHLYCWPCIYKWLHVQSASLASDEHPQCPVCKSEISHTAMVPLYGRGHCSSELELEGKSSNRAVVIPPRPAACGTQAPASTAAPTTQQLPYRNPYQDQHFHTGPLSSYENEASSSLLNFGSTGIRNTTVGMFGEMVYARVFGNSLSLYGYPHSYHLVGGHSPRLRRQEMQADKSLNRVSVFLFCWCLLCLIVF from the coding sequence ATGGTCTTGGAGCAGTATTTTGCCAAGGAATGGAAATCCACCTTAGGCAACAGTGAGACAATCGATCCTGGAAATAGCATCGGCTCCTTCGACTGCAATATCTGCCTGGAATCTGCCCAAGAACCCGTGATCACCCTCTGTGGTCACCTATACTGCTGGCCCTGCATCTATAAATGGCTCCATGTACAAAGCGCATCTCTTGCTTCAGATGAACACCCACAATGCCCAGTCTGCAAGTCTGAGATTTCACATACAGCCATGGTCCCCCTGTATGGCCGTGGCCATTGCTCCAGTGAACTTGAGCTAGAAGGGAAGTCTTCAAATCGTGCTGTGGTCATACCCCCGAGACCAGCTGCTTGTGGAACTCAAGCTCCAGCATCTACGGCAGCTCCGACCACTCAGCAGCTTCCATATCGAAACCCTTATCAAGACCAACATTTCCATACTGGTCCTTTGAGCAGTTATGAAAATGAAGCTTCATCATCGTTGCTCAACTTTGGAAGCACGGGCATTCGGAATACAACGGTGGGTATGTTTGGCGAGATGGTTTACGCGAGGGTGTTTGGCAACTCGTTGAGTTTGTATGGTTACCCTCACTCCTATCACCTTGTTGGGGGGCATAGCCCCAGGCTGAGAAGGCAGGAGATGCAGGCAGATAAATCACTGAACAGAGTTtcggttttccttttctgttggTGCCTACTCTGCCTTATTGTGTTCTGA